Proteins from a genomic interval of Rosa chinensis cultivar Old Blush chromosome 2, RchiOBHm-V2, whole genome shotgun sequence:
- the LOC112185272 gene encoding 40S ribosomal protein S3-3: MATQMSKKRKFVADGVFFAELNELLMRELAEDGYSGAEVRVTPMRTEIIIRATRTQNVLGEKGRRIRELTSVVQKRFKFQEKGVELYAEKVANRGLCSTAQAESLRYKLLGGLPVRRACYGVLRFVMESGAKGCEVIVSGKLRAQRAKSMKFKDGYMISSGQLVNEYIDAAVRHVLLRQGVLGIKVKIILDWDPKGKQGPMTLLPDLVTKRIIIVTELYSFY, encoded by the coding sequence ATGGCGACCCAGATGAGCAAGAAGCGAAAGTTCGTCGCTGACGGTGTTTTCTTCGCCGAGCTCAACGAGCTTCTGATGAGGGAGCTTGCTGAGGACGGCTACTCCGGCGCTGAGGTTAGGGTTACGCCGATGCGCACTGAGATCATAATCAGGGCGACTCGGACTCAAAACGTGCTCGGAGAGAAGGGAAGGAGGATTAGGGAGCTGACCTCAGTTGTGCAGAAGAGGTTTAAGTTCCAGGAGAAAGGTGTGGAGCTTTATGCTGAGAAGGTAGCCAACAGAGGGCTCTGCTCTACTGCCCAGGCTGAGTCTCTTCGCTACAAGCTTCTCGGAGGCCTACCGGTTCGCAGGGCCTGCTATGGTGTTTTGAGATTTGTCATGGAAAGTGGTGCAAAGGGTTGTGAGGTGATTGTTAGTGGAAAGCTGAGGGCACAGAGAGCCAAGTCCATGAAGTTCAAGGATGGATACATGATTTCTTCTGGTCAGCTAGTCAATGAGTACATTGACGCAGCTGTGAGACATGTTCTCCTTAGACAGGGTGTTCTTGGTATTAAGGTCAAGATCATTCTCGACTGGGATCCCAAGGGCAAGCAAGGACCCATGACTCTTTTACCTGATCTTGTTACTAAAAGAATTATAATTGTGACTGAATTGTATTCCTTCTATTGA
- the LOC112185274 gene encoding ACT domain-containing protein ACR10 produces MGILHEDMVVISQAEKAGDPTVITVNCPDKTGLGCDLCRVILLFGISICRGDVSTDGKWCYVVFWVVGKPETRWNLLTKRLLEVCPSHFTTSGIYYYRPENQQPKPLDVFLLKFWCSYEQEGLLHDVTKVLCELELTIERVKVSTTPDGKVMDLFFVTDTRELLHTKRRQDETINCLKAVLGNVLLGCEIELAESKVTACSQGSPYLPCVGTSWRLSSKFVVMFWLDRISS; encoded by the exons ATGGGCATTTTGCATGAGGACATGGTGGTAATTAGCCAGGCAGAGAAGGCTGGAGATCCTACTGTGATCACTGTGAATTGCCCTGACAAAACTGGGCTAGGCTGTGATCTGTGCAGGGTTATATTGCTCTTTGGGATAAGCATTTGCAGAGGAG ATGTTTCGACGGATGGAAAGTGGTGCTACGTAGTGTTTTGGGTGGTGGGAAAACCGGAAACAAGGTGGAATTTGTTGACAAAGAGATTGTTAGAAGTGTGTCCCTCACATTTTACAACTTCTGGAATATACTATTACCGGCCGGAAAACCAGCAGCCTAAGCCATTAGATGTTTTCCTTTTGAAATTCTGGTGCTCTTATGAACAGGAAGGCCTATTGCATG ATGTCACTAAGGTTCTTTGTGAGCTTGAGCTCACAATAGAGAGAGTGAAGGTGTCTACTACCCCAGATGGGAAAGTGATGGaccttttttttgttacagATACCAG AGAACTGCTGCATACAAAAAGAAGACAAGATGAAACAATTAATTGCCTGAAAGCTGTCCTGGGGAATGTCTTGTTGGGTTGTGAAATTGAATTGGCTGAGTCAAAAGTTACCGCATGTTCACAGGGTTCTCCTTATCTTCCTTGTGTTGGTACTTCTTGGAGACTTAGTTCAAAGTTTGTGGTTATGTTTTGGTTGGACAGGATCAGTAGCTag